A window of Methanobacterium aggregans genomic DNA:
ATTTAAATAGAAACTTTGAATTAAGTTAAGGAATTCTCCTCCAGATAATGGAGATTCAAAACCTTTGCAACACATATTTCATCTCCATCTCCCAGTTTTATTTTTCCAAGACCCTTTATGTTACGTCCATTGATCATGGTCCCATTCTTAGTGTGGAGATCCTCAATGTAAACCCCATCATCAAACTTTGTGAGCCTGAAATGAGTTTTTCCTATAAATAAAAGCTTTTCAGATGAAACAAGACCTAAAAAATCTTCCCTTCCAAGTACATGTTCATAGTTTTTTATAACGACCTCATTTTTATTATCCAAAACAAGCTTTGCAAGTAGATTTTGGGGTTTTATCAATACTGTATCTTCTTCCATTTTCGGCTTTGATTCAAGCCTTCTTTGAAGGTATATTAAACCAAAACCAATTATAATTGCTGTTATAACTGCATAAAAGAAGCTTTTCAGAGGATTTTTAGACCAGTTGTAGAGTATGCTGCTTAACAATATCAGTAAACTAATTACAAGGAGTATGTAAATTAAGATCATCTTCCAATGAGATTTTGTCTTCAAATTTAACACCTGAAGCTCTTAATGACTTCATCAGAACTTTTAAGTAATTTATAAGCACTATTATTATCTATATTTGGGGGATTATATATTTGATTGGACTGTTTTTTGACCTGGAAATACTGAATAATTATTAAAAATAATGTAAAACATATTATAGGTGAGGTATTTCTGTCAGTTCCGTTAAAAATGATTCTATGAAATTTTTATCAGAGAAAAATCCAGATATCCAGCGCACATTTGAAATCATAAATGAAGGAATATCAAAAAGAGCTTTCATAGTTCTAATGGCATGTTGCAAGGTTTTATATCAGGGCAGGGCCCGGAGCCGTT
This region includes:
- a CDS encoding FHA domain-containing protein — its product is MKTKSHWKMILIYILLVISLLILLSSILYNWSKNPLKSFFYAVITAIIIGFGLIYLQRRLESKPKMEEDTVLIKPQNLLAKLVLDNKNEVVIKNYEHVLGREDFLGLVSSEKLLFIGKTHFRLTKFDDGVYIEDLHTKNGTMINGRNIKGLGKIKLGDGDEICVAKVLNLHYLEENSLT